In bacterium, the DNA window AAAATGGATAAGTCCTGAAAACGGGATATTTAATCTTGATGATGAATTTTATAAATTAAGCGGTGGTATATTTGAAACACCAAAACATTATAAAAATCTTGTTATTTAAAGAAAGGAGCAAAAATGAGGAAAAAATATAAAATAGGAGTTATTGGAGGTGATGGTATCGGTCCTGAAATTATAAAAGAAGGAATGAAGGTTGTTGAAAGTGTAAGTGAGGTCTGTGAATTTAAAGTTGAATGGGTAGAATATGATTTTGGTGGAGATAGATATTTGAAAACAGGAGAAACATTACCTGATAGTGCAATTGAAGAATTTAAAAAACTTGATTCTATTTATCTTGGAGCAGTTGGTCATCCTGATGTTCCTCCAGGAATTCTTGAAAAAGGAATACTTCTTAAAATCAGATTTGAACTTGACCAGTATATAAATTTAAGACCTGTAAAACTTTATCCTGGAGTTGATTGTCCTTTAAAGAATAAAAAACCAGAGGATATTGATTATGTTGTTGTAAGGGAAAATACAGAAGGACTATACTGTGGAATTGGAGGGAATTTTAAAAAGGGAACACCAGATGAAATTGCAACTCAACTATCAATAAATACAAGGAAAGGCATTGAAAGATGTATAAGGTATGCTTTTAAACTTGCAGAAAAAAGAAATAAAAAGAAGACATTAACAGTTGTTGATAAGGCAAATGTTTTAACTTATGAGGGAGATTTATGGAGGAGAACTGCAACAGAATTATTAAGAGAATTTCCCGATATTAAACTTGACTTTGCTTTTGTTGATGCTACATGTATGTGGATGGTAAAAAATCCTGAATGGTTTGATGTTATAGTTACAAATAATATGTTTGGAGATATAATTACAGACCTTGGAGCAATAACTCAGGGTGGACTTGGAATAGCGGC includes these proteins:
- a CDS encoding 3-isopropylmalate dehydrogenase, with translation MRKKYKIGVIGGDGIGPEIIKEGMKVVESVSEVCEFKVEWVEYDFGGDRYLKTGETLPDSAIEEFKKLDSIYLGAVGHPDVPPGILEKGILLKIRFELDQYINLRPVKLYPGVDCPLKNKKPEDIDYVVVRENTEGLYCGIGGNFKKGTPDEIATQLSINTRKGIERCIRYAFKLAEKRNKKKTLTVVDKANVLTYEGDLWRRTATELLREFPDIKLDFAFVDATCMWMVKNPEWFDVIVTNNMFGDIITDLGAITQGGLGIAAGGNINPEGVSMFEPIHGSAPKYAGKNVACPLATISAGGMMLEQLGEIKASELIEKAIIKALSEGYIKSLEAGKMGMSTSEVGDLISKFVKEVK